A single window of Nicotiana tomentosiformis chromosome 1, ASM39032v3, whole genome shotgun sequence DNA harbors:
- the LOC104101452 gene encoding small ribosomal subunit protein uS19-like has protein sequence MADVECADVGAGGQPKKRTFKKFSYRGVDQDTLLNLSTNELVKLFPARPRRRFERGLKRKPMALIKKLRKAKLEAQASEKPEVVRTHLRNMIIVPEMIGSVIGIYNGNTFNQIEVKPEMIGHYLAEFSISYKPVKHGRPGIGATHSSRFIPLK, from the coding sequence ATGGCGGACGTTGAATGTGCTGATGTTGGGGCCGGCGGCCAGCCAAAGAAGAGAACGTTTAAGAAGTTCAGCTACAGAGGAGTGGATCAGGATACTCTTCTTAACCTGTCTACTAATGAGCTCGTTAAACTTTTCCCTGCTCGTCCTCGCCGAAGGTTCGAGAGGGGTTTGAAGAGGAAGCCTATGGCTTTGATCAAGAAGCTGCGCAAGGCGAAACTTGAGGCTCAAGCAAGTGAGAAACCAGAGGTTGTGAGAACACATTTGAGGAACATGATTATTGTACCAGAGATGATTGGAAGCGTTATTGGAATCTATAATGGAAACACGTTCAATCAAATTGAGGTCAAGCCTGAAATGATTGGACATTATTTAGCTGAGTTTTCAATCTCATACAAGCCTGTTAAGCACGGTAGGCCCGGTATTGGTGCTACTCACTCTTCTAGGTTCATTCCATTGAAGTGA
- the LOC104101451 gene encoding CO(2)-response secreted protease-like, producing the protein MASLFHFSPIISTLFLITSCIASNQTPKPYIVYMGSPLNNSGDSAEIAELSHLRMLSSIIPSEESERISVRHSYNHAYRGFCSLLTEDEAILLSGHEEVVSVFPDPVLQLHTTRSWDFLGLESSYYSRSSGYHYKHGSSFDVIIGVIDTGIWPESPSFDDQHIGKVPSRWKGVCMEGFDFYKSNCNRKLIGARFYNIEDQESTFTKLPNISTTIPSKPNGTPRDKVGHGTNTASIAAGAIVPNANYYGLANGTARGGLPSARIATYKACSEGNCQGSAILKAIDDAIKDGVDIISISIGRSFVFQTDFKDDPIAIGAFHAAERGVVVVCSAGNEGPDPYTVTNSAPWIFTVAASTIDRKFQSTIVLGNNVSLKGSGISYNPTGRSRSRTYPLAFGENIPFHPSLTSQARNCMPGSLDAKRVAGKIIVCMNDDWTISREIKKLVVQDANAKGLILIDEAEKRSPFDSGNFPFAEVGKLPGAQILQYINSSQNPLATIFPANEIRRFKPAPVVADFSSRGPATLTENILKPDISAPGVGILSAMIPKVDEVSSNLLPEKKSTSLFGITSGTSMACPHVTGAMSFIKSIHRTWSFSMIKSAIMTTATVSNNLRKHLTNTSGLYSNPHEIGAGELSPIKALDPGLVFETTMTDYYNFLCYYGYKEKQLRLVASKNYKNFDCPRNASTSKKELISNINYPSISIEKLKQNQGVVKVKRVATNVGSDRNATYTSSTIAPPGLVVRVSPKKIVFVKGIKKASFEISFDGKKASKGYNFGIITWSDGSHKVQMIFAVNIE; encoded by the exons ATGGCTTCTCTCTTTCATTTTTCTCCAATTATCTCCACACTCTTTCTGATCACTTCTTGCATCGCATCAAATCAGACTCCCAAG CCTTACATTGTGTATATGGGAAGTCCCTTGAACAACAGTGGAGACTCAGCTGAAATTGCAGAGCTATCTCATCTTCGAATGTTGTCGTCCATTATCCCAAG TGAAGAAAGTGAGAGAATCTCAGTGAGGCATTCCTATAATCATGCTTATAGGGGCTTTTGTTCCTTGCTTACAGAGGACGAAGCCATCCTATTATCAG GTCATGAGGAGGTTGTATCAGTTTTTCCAGATCCCGTTCTTCAACTTCACACAACACGCTCCTGGGATTTTTTGGGTCTTGAATCTTCTTATTATTCCAGATCCTCTGGCTATCACTACAAGCATGGTTCATCTTTTGATGTTATTATTGGAGTTATTGACACAG GCATATGGCCCGAGTCACCTAGTTTTGATGACCAACATATTGGTAAAGTACCATCAAGATGGAAAGGAGTCTGCATGGAAGGATTTGACTTCTATAAGTCAAACTGCAATAG GAAGTTGATAGGAGCAAGGTTTTACAATATTGAAGATCAAGAGTCCACCTTCACAAAATTACCTAACATTAGCACTACAATACCATCAAAACCAAATGGAACACCAAGGGACAAAGTAGGGCATGGAACAAACACAGCTTCAATAGCAGCAGGTGCAATTGTCCCTAATGCCAATTACTATGGCCTAGCAAATGGCACAGCTAGGGGAGGGTTACCTTCTGCTAGGATTGCAACTTACAAAGCATGTTCAGAAGGAAATTGTCAAGGCTCTGCAATACTCAAAGCTATTGATGATGCAATTAAAGATGGAGTTGACATTATTTCCATTTCCATTGGGAGAAGTTTTGTGTTTCAAACTGACTTTAAAGATGATCCTATTGCCATTGGGGCTTTTCATGCTGCTGAAAGAGGAGTTGTGGTTGTTTGTTCTGCTGGGAATGAAGGACCTGATCCTTACACTGTTACCAACTCTGCTCCCTGGATTTTCACTGTTGCTGCTTCTACTATTGATAGAAAATTTCAGTCCACTATTGTTCTGGGAAACAATGTCTCTTTGAAG GGATCAGGAATAAGTTACAATCCTACTGGTCGCTCTCGCTCCAGAACTTATCCCCTTGCTTTCGGTGAAAACATTCCTTTCCACCCCTCGTTAACTTCTCAAGCCAG GAATTGTATGCCAGGGTCATTGGATGCTAAAAGAGTTGCCGGGAAAATAATTGTTTGCATGAATGATGACTGGACAATATCAAGAGAAATCAAGAAATTGGTTGTGCAAGATGCCAATGCAAAGGGTCTGATTTTAATTGACGAGGCAGAGAAACGTTCACCATTTGATTCAGGCAACTTCCCGTTTGCTGAAGTTGGAAAGTTGCCTGGGGCTCAAATTCTTCAATATATTAATTCCTCCCA GAACCCATTGGCAACTATATTTCCGGCAAATGAGATTCGAAGGTTTAAGCCAGCTCCAGTAGTCGCAGATTTTTCTTCACGCGGACCCGCAACACTAACCGAAAATATTCTTAAG CCTGATATAAGTGCTCCTGGTGTTGGCATATTATCGGCAATGATTCCAAAGGTTGATGAAGTGAGTAGTAATCTTTTACCAGAAAAAAAATCAACATCCTTATTTGGCATCACATCTGGAACATCTATGGCCTGTCCACATGTTACTGGAGCTATGTCCTTCATTAAATCAATACACCGTACATGGAGCTTCTCAATGATCAAATCTGCAATCATGACAACAG CAACAGTATCCAACAATTTGAGGAAGCACTTGACAAACACGTCAGGTCTTTATTCAAATCCACATGAAATAGGTGCTGGGGAATTAAGCCCAATTAAAGCTCTAGATCCAGGGTTAGTATTTGAAACGACCATGACTGACTACTACAACTTCCTATGTTATTACGGGTACAAAGAAAAACAACTTAGATTAGTAGCATCAAAGAATTATAAGAATTTCGATTGCCCAAGAAATGCTAGTACTAGTAAAAAGGAACTCATATCAAACATAAATTACCCTTCAATCTCTATAGAAAAACTTAAGCAAAATCAGGGGGTTGTGAAAGTGAAAAGAGTTGCGACGAATGTTGGTTCAGATCGAAATGCCACGTATACTTCTTCAACCATTGCTCCACCTGGTTTGGTTGTTAGGGTTTCTCCGAAAAAGATTGTCTTTGTGAAAGGAATAAAGAAAGCTTCTTTTGAAATCTCATTTGATGGTAAGAAAGCATCAAAGGGTTACAATTTTGGGATTATAACGTGGTCGGATGGCTCTCATAAAGTTCAGATGATATTTGCAGTCAACattgaataa